Proteins encoded by one window of Rutidosis leptorrhynchoides isolate AG116_Rl617_1_P2 chromosome 7, CSIRO_AGI_Rlap_v1, whole genome shotgun sequence:
- the LOC139856979 gene encoding glutathione S-transferase U25-like encodes MEKENVKLLSMWASPVCMRVKVALAEKDIAYEEILEDDLKNGKSELLLKSNPVHKQVPVLLHNDKPIAESTNIITYIDQVWPAKPFFPSCEYERSRARFLADYIDRKVYPAGRAIRGSPEDQVEAAKKEFLDILMYLDGTLGEKDNFNGDTFGFVDISLIGLTSWFPAYEKYGGFKLEDHYPKLAAWITRSWARETVSVSLANPEKILNFVMEIRKIYGLE; translated from the exons ATGGAAAAGGAAAATGTGAAGCTTTTGAGTATGTGGGCTAGTCCTGTTTGTATGAGAGTAAAGGTTGCATTGGCTGAGAAAGATATTGCTTATGAAGAGATTTTAGAGGATGATTTGAAGAACGGAAAGAGTGAGTTATTGCTTAAATCGAACCCTGTCCATAAACAAGTCCCTGTGCTGTTGCACAACGATAAGCCCATTGCCGAGTCCACCAACATTATCACCTACATTGATCAAGTTTGGCCCGCCAAGCCCTTTTTTCCTAGTTGTGAATATGAAAGATCACGAGCGAGATTCTTGGCTGACTACATTGACCGCAAG GTCTACCCAGCAGGTCGCGCCATACGGGGCTCGCCAGAAGATCAAGTAGAGGCCGCTAAGAAGGAGTTCCTCGACATCTTGATGTACTTGGATGGAACTTTGGGCGAAAAAGACAACTTCAACGGTGACACGTTTGGGTTTGTGGACATATCGCTCATAGGTCTGACTTCATGGTTTCCTGCATATGAGAAGTATGGTGGGTTTAAATTGGAGGATCACTACCCAAAGTTGGCAGCATGGATCACTCGATCATGGGCTAGAGAAACTGTTTCCGTATCTTTAGCCAACCCTGAAAAGATATTGAACTTTGTTATGGAGATTAGGAAGATTTATGGTCTTGAATAA
- the LOC139856978 gene encoding glutathione S-transferase U19-like yields MAKENIKLLSLWSCPYCWRVKVALAEKDIDYEEILEHELMNGKSELLLESNPVHKQVPVLLHNDKPISESTNIVTYIDEVWLAKSFFPTCEYEKSQARFWGDYIDRKVYPAGRAVWSSKEDEVEAATKEFLDILMHLDATLGDKDYFNGDTFGFVDILLIALTSWFPAYEKYGGFKLADHYPKLAAWITRSWARKTVSESLANPEMIMNFCVRIRKLYGLE; encoded by the exons ATggcaaaggaaaatataaagctttTGAGTCTGTGGTCTTGTCCCTATTGCTGGAGAGTAAAGGTCGCGTTGGCCGAAAAAGATATTGATTATGAAGAAATCTTAGAGCATGAACTAATGAACGGAAAAAGTGAGTTACTACTCGAATCCAACCCAGTGCACAAACAAGTGCCAGTCCTGTTGCACAACGATAAGCCCATTTCCGAGTCCACTAACATTGTCACGTACATTGATGAAGTTTGGCTTGCCAAATCCTTTTTTCCCACTTGTGAATATGAGAAATCGCAAGCGAGATTCTGGGGTGACTACATTGACCGCAAG GTCTATCCAGCAGGTCGTGCCGTTTGGAGCTCAAAAGAAGATGAAGTAGAGGCCGCTACGAAAGAGTTTCTTGATATCTTGATGCATTTGGATGCAACTTTGGGTGACAAAGATTATTTCAACGGCGACACTTTTGGTTTCGTGGACATATTGCTCATAGCGTTAACCTCATGGTTCCCTGCTTACGAGAAATACGGTGGCTTCAAGTTGGCTGATCACTACCCAAAGTTGGCAGCATGGATCACACGCTCATGGGCTAGAAAAACTGTTTCCGAATCGTTGGCCAACCCTGAAATGATCATGAACTTTTGTGTTAGAATTAGGAAGCTGTATGGTCTTGAATAA
- the LOC139859531 gene encoding uncharacterized protein — MPKKNIDSLTKDALDIASSNFNIVAFDLLAQIDKDEEEEVNQPIPRAPRRFIHRDREGTAMRLWNDYFSENPTFPEDYFRRRYRMSRPLFIRICQGIMNYSQEPIPDYFLYFHQKRDTTGLLGFNVFQKCTSTIRQLAYGTAPDAFDEHLHMGQQTSYDCLNNFCKSVIHLYGSEYMRKPTPQDVARLISAHAELHGFPGMLGSLDCMHWAWKNCPYKYKVHYTRGDHGYPTIMLEAVASYNLWIWHAYFGPAGSNNDINVLNQSDLFNELLQDTAPPCNFSVSGCNFNKGYYLTDGIYPDWATLVKSFKSPPDPKSAKFKKYQESAQKDIERAFSVLQGRWQIIKNPCRQFYVERIRRIMYACVILHNMITEDNGHAMCSLEENYKPARRPHRSIQERVEAHMRINKELRDSSIHHLL; from the coding sequence ATGCCTAAAAAAAATATTGATAGTCTTACGAAAGATGCGTTAGATATTGCAAGTTCTAATTTCAATATTGTCGCATTCGATCTACTTGCTCAAATAGATAAAGACGAAGAGGAAGAAGTCAATCAACCAATTCCAAGGGCGCCTCGAAGATTTATTCATAGAGACCGAGAGGGAACCGCGATGcgtttatggaatgattatttttccGAGAATCCAACTTTTCCCGAAGATTATTTTCGTCGCCGTTATAGGATGAGTCGACCATTGTTTATACGCATATGCCAAGGTATAATGAATTACTCTCAAGAACCTATTCccgattattttttatattttcatcAAAAGCGGGATACTACCGGGTTGTTGGGTTTTAATGTTTTTCAAAAATGTACATCCACAATACGCCAATTAGCATACGGTACTGCACCTGATGCTTTTGACGAGCACTTACATATGGGCCAACAAACATCATATGATTGTTTGAATAATTTTTGTAAGAGCGTGATTCACTTGTACGGTTCGGAGTATATGAGAAAACCGACTCCACAAGACGTAGCACGTCTTATATCCGCACATGCGGAATTACATGGTTTTCCGGGAATGTTGGGTAGCttagattgtatgcattgggcttgGAAAAATTGTCCATATAAATATAAAGTTCATTATACTAGAGGCGATCATGGATATCCAACAATCATGTTAGAAGCTGTGGCATCTTATAATCTATGGATTTGGCATGCTTATTTTGGACCCGCTGGTTCAAACAACGACATCAATGTCCTAAATCAATCTGATTTATTTAATGAGTTACTTCAAGACACGGCTCCACCGTGTAATTTTTCAGTTAGTGGTTGTAATTTCAATAAAGGTTACTACCTAACCGATGGGATATATCCGGATTGGGCGACACtagttaagtctttcaaaagtccaCCTGACCCAAAATCGGCAAAATTTAAAAAATATCAAGAATCTGCTCAGAAAGATATTGAACGGGCATTCAGTGTACTTCAAGGTCGATGGCAAATAATAAAAAACCCGTGCCGACAATTCTATGTCGAAAGAATCCGAAGAATTATGTACGCTTGTGTTATTTTGCATAATATGATCACCGAAGACAATGGACATGCAATGTGTTCACTAGAAGAGAATTACAAGCCAGCTCGTCGTCCACATCGCTCAATCCAGGAAAGGGTTGAAGCACACATGCGCATTAATAAAGAACTGCGAGATTCGTCCATTCATCATCTACTATGA
- the LOC139856960 gene encoding autophagy protein 5-like isoform X3, producing MAPRIGYLPLLSSKLKPFFSGALPPGVDTIWFDYKGLPLKWYIPTGVLFDLLCAEPERPWNLTVHYRGYPGNVLIPWDGEDSVKWSYINSLKEAAYIIHGSSKNVMNMSHPDQVDLWGSVMDGKLETYNHISSKLKLGVVSDEFSEKIKPSPSKAHHSLNDTEANAALKTSRIPVRLYLRTFNEDFDDLEEAPFIDNWDQLSYINRPVEINEQAGKYFTLLDAVKSVLPEFYPDSLNTIKSEVKNEQSVEPEEEGVETRRLPGQPVIKLLRIQGIEPKMEIPFSWVVNNLMNPDYFLYICLYIKAPKLVGT from the exons ATGGCTCCCAGAATAGGGTACCTACCTTTGTTATCTTCAAAACTCAAGCCGTTCTTCAGTGGTGCACTTCCACCTGGAGTTGATACTATCTGGTTTGACTACAAAGGATTACCTCTTAAATG GTATATACCTACAGGGGTCCTTTTTGACCTTCTTTGTGCTGAACCAGAAAGACCTTGGAATTTGACG GTACATTATAGAGGATACCCTGGAAATGTATTAATTCCTTGGGACGGAGAAGATAGTGTAAAATGGAGCTATATCAATTCATTAAAGGAG GCTGCATATATAATTCATGGAAGCAGTAAGAATGTTATGAACATGTCTCACCCTGATCAAGTTGACTTGTGGGGCTCTGTTATGGACG GTAAACTGGAGACATACAACCACATTTCATCTAAGCTCAAACTTGGAGTAGTTTCAGATGAATTTTCTGAAAAAATTAAACCATCTCCTTCGAAAGCTCACCATAGTCTTAATGATACAGAGGCAAATGCAGCTCTGAAAACAA GTAGAATTCCCGTTCGCTTGTATCTACGGACTTTCAATGAAGATTTTGATGACTTAGAAGAAGCACCATTTATTGATAACTGGGACCAACTCTCATACATAAACCGGCCTGTTGAGATTAATGAACAAG CAGGAAAGTATTTTACCTTGCTTGATGCAGTAAAATCAGTTTTACCAGAATTTTATCCTGATTCTTTGAATACTATCAaatcagaagtcaagaatgaacaGAGTGTTGAGCCAGAAGAGGAAGGTGTAGAGACCCGACGTCTACCAGGTCAACCTGTGATCAAACTGCTTCGGATTCAAGGAATTGAACCCAAAATGGAAATTCCTTTTTCTTGGGTGGTCAACAACTTAATGAACCCGGATTACTTTCTTTATATATGTTTGTACATCAAGGCTCCAAAATTAGTTGGTACATAA
- the LOC139856960 gene encoding autophagy protein 5-like isoform X2: MEKGAQQYIWEGEIPLQIHLHDSEVTTLPPPLPALIMAPRIGYLPLLSSKLKPFFSGALPPGVDTIWFDYKGLPLKWYIPTGVLFDLLCAEPERPWNLTVHYRGYPGNVLIPWDGEDSVKWSYINSLKEAAYIIHGSSKNVMNMSHPDQVDLWGSVMDGKLETYNHISSKLKLGVVSDEFSEKIKPSPSKAHHSLNDTEANAALKTSRIPVRLYLRTFNEDFDDLEEAPFIDNWDQLSYINRPVEINEQGKYFTLLDAVKSVLPEFYPDSLNTIKSEVKNEQSVEPEEEGVETRRLPGQPVIKLLRIQGIEPKMEIPFSWVVNNLMNPDYFLYICLYIKAPKLVGT; encoded by the exons ATGGAAAAAGGAGCTCAGCAGTACATCTGGGAAGGTGAAATTCCGTTGCAAATTCATCTTCACGATTCCGAAGTCACTACACTACCACCGCCATTACCTGCTCTG ATAATGGCTCCCAGAATAGGGTACCTACCTTTGTTATCTTCAAAACTCAAGCCGTTCTTCAGTGGTGCACTTCCACCTGGAGTTGATACTATCTGGTTTGACTACAAAGGATTACCTCTTAAATG GTATATACCTACAGGGGTCCTTTTTGACCTTCTTTGTGCTGAACCAGAAAGACCTTGGAATTTGACG GTACATTATAGAGGATACCCTGGAAATGTATTAATTCCTTGGGACGGAGAAGATAGTGTAAAATGGAGCTATATCAATTCATTAAAGGAG GCTGCATATATAATTCATGGAAGCAGTAAGAATGTTATGAACATGTCTCACCCTGATCAAGTTGACTTGTGGGGCTCTGTTATGGACG GTAAACTGGAGACATACAACCACATTTCATCTAAGCTCAAACTTGGAGTAGTTTCAGATGAATTTTCTGAAAAAATTAAACCATCTCCTTCGAAAGCTCACCATAGTCTTAATGATACAGAGGCAAATGCAGCTCTGAAAACAA GTAGAATTCCCGTTCGCTTGTATCTACGGACTTTCAATGAAGATTTTGATGACTTAGAAGAAGCACCATTTATTGATAACTGGGACCAACTCTCATACATAAACCGGCCTGTTGAGATTAATGAACAAG GAAAGTATTTTACCTTGCTTGATGCAGTAAAATCAGTTTTACCAGAATTTTATCCTGATTCTTTGAATACTATCAaatcagaagtcaagaatgaacaGAGTGTTGAGCCAGAAGAGGAAGGTGTAGAGACCCGACGTCTACCAGGTCAACCTGTGATCAAACTGCTTCGGATTCAAGGAATTGAACCCAAAATGGAAATTCCTTTTTCTTGGGTGGTCAACAACTTAATGAACCCGGATTACTTTCTTTATATATGTTTGTACATCAAGGCTCCAAAATTAGTTGGTACATAA
- the LOC139856960 gene encoding autophagy protein 5-like isoform X1 produces the protein MEKGAQQYIWEGEIPLQIHLHDSEVTTLPPPLPALIMAPRIGYLPLLSSKLKPFFSGALPPGVDTIWFDYKGLPLKWYIPTGVLFDLLCAEPERPWNLTVHYRGYPGNVLIPWDGEDSVKWSYINSLKEAAYIIHGSSKNVMNMSHPDQVDLWGSVMDGKLETYNHISSKLKLGVVSDEFSEKIKPSPSKAHHSLNDTEANAALKTSRIPVRLYLRTFNEDFDDLEEAPFIDNWDQLSYINRPVEINEQAGKYFTLLDAVKSVLPEFYPDSLNTIKSEVKNEQSVEPEEEGVETRRLPGQPVIKLLRIQGIEPKMEIPFSWVVNNLMNPDYFLYICLYIKAPKLVGT, from the exons ATGGAAAAAGGAGCTCAGCAGTACATCTGGGAAGGTGAAATTCCGTTGCAAATTCATCTTCACGATTCCGAAGTCACTACACTACCACCGCCATTACCTGCTCTG ATAATGGCTCCCAGAATAGGGTACCTACCTTTGTTATCTTCAAAACTCAAGCCGTTCTTCAGTGGTGCACTTCCACCTGGAGTTGATACTATCTGGTTTGACTACAAAGGATTACCTCTTAAATG GTATATACCTACAGGGGTCCTTTTTGACCTTCTTTGTGCTGAACCAGAAAGACCTTGGAATTTGACG GTACATTATAGAGGATACCCTGGAAATGTATTAATTCCTTGGGACGGAGAAGATAGTGTAAAATGGAGCTATATCAATTCATTAAAGGAG GCTGCATATATAATTCATGGAAGCAGTAAGAATGTTATGAACATGTCTCACCCTGATCAAGTTGACTTGTGGGGCTCTGTTATGGACG GTAAACTGGAGACATACAACCACATTTCATCTAAGCTCAAACTTGGAGTAGTTTCAGATGAATTTTCTGAAAAAATTAAACCATCTCCTTCGAAAGCTCACCATAGTCTTAATGATACAGAGGCAAATGCAGCTCTGAAAACAA GTAGAATTCCCGTTCGCTTGTATCTACGGACTTTCAATGAAGATTTTGATGACTTAGAAGAAGCACCATTTATTGATAACTGGGACCAACTCTCATACATAAACCGGCCTGTTGAGATTAATGAACAAG CAGGAAAGTATTTTACCTTGCTTGATGCAGTAAAATCAGTTTTACCAGAATTTTATCCTGATTCTTTGAATACTATCAaatcagaagtcaagaatgaacaGAGTGTTGAGCCAGAAGAGGAAGGTGTAGAGACCCGACGTCTACCAGGTCAACCTGTGATCAAACTGCTTCGGATTCAAGGAATTGAACCCAAAATGGAAATTCCTTTTTCTTGGGTGGTCAACAACTTAATGAACCCGGATTACTTTCTTTATATATGTTTGTACATCAAGGCTCCAAAATTAGTTGGTACATAA